The genomic stretch GCAGCTGCCCTCTTCACCTCCGCAATTCCTTCCATAATTGCATGGTGTTTTGCAGCCAGGTCGTTATACTTCTCTTGAAGTTCAGTGTAATGTTCCACCATTCTGGCGTGACCAAGGACAGATCTCTGAAGAGCATCATCCAACTCCTCGGTGCAATTTTTCTCTAGCCTGAGCTCCATGTCCAACTTCTCTGCACGCCGGCGGTTTGTTTCAATAGCTACCCTTAATTCATCTGTTAAGGAGATCCACTCACTTTCCATCTCTGTCCATCGCTGTCTTTCCCTCTCAATTTCTTCTTCATTAGGTTGGGATCCTACACAACTCTTCCGCAGCTGAATGGATCGCAACAGCAGCGAAGACCTCAGTTTCTCAGTGGACTTGTCAGGACATGCATCTGTATAAGATTCCAATTTGCTCCTCAATAGATGGATTTCCTTAAGAAGTGCTTCCTTCTCATTCACatcaaaaacattttcttcatccccATGATGTTGCTCTTCTTGGACTTCCttaatttcacatttttcctcAGCTTGGTCGTTCCTCTCCTCTTCACATATCAGGAGTTGCAGATCTTTGCTATTCTGTGATTGCAGTTCATCATACGgaataatttcctttttcaaagcatCGATGGAGTTTCGTTCTTTCTCAATTTTATATTGCTCTACCTGTAAGAGTTTAGAGTATCGACAATCTCAAATCCTAATATAGTGAGTCTGGGTTTAGTACTGCACAAAGCAGAAGGTAAAGAAATGGTACCAGGCTATTAAGAAGCTCAATTTTAGCTGCTTGCTCCTTGCAGATTTTCTCGAGCTCCATGGTTCTCTTCACATCCGGAGACAAATCAATCTCTACATCCTGGTTCAGAAAATCAGCACACATTAGTAGGAAGACACATACAGAAGTCCTTTTCACCTCTGAAAGGGTGCAGACGTACCTTGGGTGTTCCAGCTTTTAGATTTTTAGGGTTCTCTCCTCCATCTGATGCCACTTTCCATGTCTTTAAGCTGTCCTGGACCTCATTACAATCAAGGTTCGATCTTTTTCTTTGACAAGATGCACAAAGAAATGAGCCATATGGTCCGTCTAAATATTGACTCTCCTTTGGCGATGTCTGAGCAGAGGTGTTGGCCCTGTCGACTTCTGGACTGGGTTTCAAAGTCAAGTGTTCAAATGAGAAGGCAGTTGAAGATTTGTTTGCTGCTGAATTTCTCTCATGGCAGTCAATAATTTCTAAGCCTCTGTGAAGGCTTGCAGCTAAAGACTCGGTAGGGCCTGGAAATAGTTTGCTTGACTGTAAGGAGGATCTAAGGTGCTGACTTTGTCTGAGAGACTTTCCTGGCACATCTGGAAGGAATTTCTCGCTTTCCACTATGTTCTTCTGGCTTGCAAGAAGGCTTGCTGAAATGGCTATACTTCTCCTTAgagattttcgaatttttggagATTCTGTCAATGTTGGATCTTCAAGAATCGGAGAGCGATGACATGAGCTGATTGAAATGCTAGTTCTGAGTGTACAATCTGCAAAACTCAAGTTGTCACGGCTGCAGCTGATGAAGTTTTCTGCTAATGCAATACTGTCCTCTGGAGCAAGTTCATCCTGAGATTGTCTCGAATTAGTTTCGTCTGATTCAAATTCTTCTGGACAATTAGTGTATTCTTCACTTAAATCTGTCTGGCAACATTCTTCTGTAGAAGAACTAAGGGTGGAGTTTCCTTTCTGTAATGAATCTTTTGGCTTATTTCCACATGTCTGCAACTTATCCAGCTCTTTACATAGTTCCTTTACATCATTCTCATCAACATTTACGTCATCCTCTTTTTCACAGTCAATCCTGGGGAGTATCAGAGACCTGTTAAGGCTCACCCTCAGTTGATTTAGGCTTTCACGTGCAGTCTGCCCATGGAAGTATTTCTGCTTGCTTCCCATTGGGTTATGTGCATGGGACCTTGTTCTTATAAGTTCTTCCTGTCAGCAACAAAATGGTCAAACCATAAAACTTCAGTTTATTTCAGAGAGAAATCAGAAAAGAAATGCATGTAGGAATTTGTTTACCATACCTTCAGTTGACGAATTTGATCGCTCAAATCATTCACATCATCCTCTGAAATCTCATTTATTACTGGCTCGTTTTTAATATGTTTCACTCGCTGTCCCAATCTGAGGGTGCTGAGTATTTCACTCTCGCTTCTGCATTAAACAAGCAGATTCATAACTTCAGAAAAGAGAACATTATCCTCTCTGACTAGTAATATTTCTCTAGGATTTTTCATGGGGAAAACTATTTcaagatagaaaattttgggttaCCTTTTGTCTGGAGATATGGCACATATAACTGTGAGTTTAGAATTGCCACCAAAGGATTCTCGCAACAAATGTGTTAAGCACGAAGCTTTATATGGAACACCATTGTCTCCACCTTGGCTTCTCTTAGCTAAACTATCGACCAAATATCTGCATCGATGAGCATGCATAAGAGTAAGCTAGCCACATAGATGCCAATCTTGtgaataaaagaggaaaaagctaGTGCAAAATTCCCTGTATATCAAAAGTTTCTCAATGGTTTCGTGAATGAATATCACATTTTACAGCCAAAAAGATGTACTACCCCTAATATCTACAGTAACTTCTAAATGTTCCTCATTGCATGACGATTGCAATCATCGTTCTTCTAATGATCTTATTTCAAACAGCAATAAGGACAACTTCCATTAGTTCTGCTTCTGCCTCAATGAGGTTCGAGCATCATACCCGAGCTGAGATAGGGATTTCTTCACATTTCTGGCTTCTCTCACACATTGTCTACCAGCATCATCAAGTTTGTTTCTATCTGACCCAGCAAGATCAACAAGGCTAATTCTGCTTGTTCTTGAACTACTGAAACACTTGGATGATGATTCCTGCAACAGTTTCCAACAAAAAGTTAAGACCTAGTCATGTGACTTGTGGGAAGATGGTAATTAATGAGCTCAGATGCATCTAGAGTCCTGGCATTCTGATAACATGTATTGCCACATGTAACCATAAACATATGTAGGTGCCTAGAATGTTGGCTTTAGTATATCATCCATTGGAAGATAATTGTTAGGAAGACTGATTCTGGTAAGTATCTCTTTAGCACCAAAAAGCAACATCCCACACATGCCCTCATTATATACAAAATTCATCCGCTAGCAATTGGCAATGGGAAGGGCTTTTATATACATAGATACCTTGCACCAAGACTCGATAATGCAAGTTAACACAATGTGGGACCTGGAGCTCTTGGAGTTCAGGCTTGTCGCTCCCACTTTTCTGTTTGAAAGACCCTGCACGAGATGTGATAGAAATGTAAAGTTGATAAGCAAGAATGTTATTTCAAAAAGAGTCCTAAAATAGCCTTCTTGATGAGCATAGGCCGTGCTATTACCTTAATCAAGATTTGAGTTACTTCCTCATAGCCCGCCACATATTCCTCAGTCAAATTCTCAACATGTAGACCATTCTTCAAGTCGTCCTTTATCTGAAAATAGTGGCAAGCCCCAAAATAACACAAACCTAGAAGGACTGGGAACAGAAAGAAACGTTGATCGCTGACAGACAAACCTACACATAGTATGGAAAAAAGTAATGCACCTTAAGGTTTCGCTGGGTTGGATCGAGTAAGTCCCCTATTTGTTCGTTGTATATctgcattggaaaaaaaaaaagaacctttaGCTGGATATAGGCGAAGCAGAATATTGCAACTAATGCTCAAATAATCACACGAAGGCTACCTCCAGAAAAGAACAGCGGCACTGATAATTGACTAGTTTGCCTTCAGAGTTCCCTTGCTCCTGTATAAAGTCATGAAACCCTTTAGACATGATCCATCAATAGCTTTCAGTATAAAGAATTATGAAAAGCGGAAGCTTGACTTACCCTCTCAATCTCAGTAAATAACATCTGAAAAATGCGTGGAACAAGACCTTGGGCTCTTCTGGATGAGGGTTCTTCAACAATTGAACTGGGTGGTCCCCACATTGTGTATGTCTTTCCACTTCCGCTCTAGTAATAACTCATTAGAGTTACACACTTCATGGTACAAGAAATGGGATGTAATCTAAGAGAAGTAATAGCTAAAGTGAGTTATCCTATACAAATACCTGTCCATATGTCAATACAGAAGTATTGTATCCTGCAAGAGCGCTTTGTACTAAAGGAACACCAACTGTCTGAAAGATATCCTCCTGTTTGAAACGAAATTCAACTTAGTATGGAAAATGATTGTTGGGCATTTAATTTCCAATCGGCAGAGTGGTAAAAACTTTTCTCCGCCAATCTTCATCTCTCTTGCTGCTGGACAGGAACTATAAGCAGAGCTATCTTCTTGGTTGTCCATCTTCCTATTTCTTTATCTCCCAATTAGAGAGATACCCAGATGGGCCAGATAGTTGGAGGTGAAAATGAAACAATGAAAGCGAATTCGTAGAGAAAAATGTGGAATCAGCAGCTAACCTGGCTTGAGCTTGCATCAAAGACTGAATCAAAAGTAAATTTGCGATCTCCAACTGACAGTGAATTGGATGAAACTTTCTTAACAATCCGATCTCCTAGTCTTTCAAATTCGTTGGCAGGCCTAATTCTCACAGCAACCtagtgaaattgaaaaaaaaaaattgccaataaCAATCAGATATTAAGCACTCCATCGAGCTCAAAGACCCGATTAATTTCACTTAAAGAACCTTCACTGGTGTGTCTGGAAGTGCCAATGCTCCAGATTTGTCTCCTAATGTTGCTATCTCTTTCTGCAACTATACCATTCCAGTTGAAAAAGTTAAGCTCTAAGTGACAGCAGAGTTCAAACCGATCTAACATTACAGCAAAAAATACCTCGAacaaaaattaagcaaaaaaatcaGTTGAAAGTGATGAACAATTTAGACATTTAACTTCAAAACACCACAACATAGGAATGTTAGTACGACCACTGGCACACGGTTAAGCTCTACCGTTCAGACATAGCCAACATTAGCGACAGCAAAGCAAACCTTCATGGACAAAATTGAGCAAAAGCACTTGAAACTGCTCGAAGGTTGAGAGCAAAACCTGCAAAAAAATCACGACACACTGCTAGAATCTGGACTCAAGTACCTTAGTCGATGGCTGGTGGTGGGACGGCGCTTCTTGACCGTCAGATCGGGCAATTTCACTCGATTTCCCAAGCTTTGGAGAAGGTACAATGGCGTCAGAGTCTGAAATGTTGGGATCGAGCGGAGGCGTGTTTTCTGCACCGGATTTGGGGGTTTTGGGGTTCCTGGGAGCTGTTTTGTGCTTGGTAGAAATGGATCTGGCGAGGAGGCTCCGTATGGAAGAGGTTGATAGGCTCCCTTTCGATCCATTTTCTGAGATCGCTGCGCTGTTGCTGGACTTCATCGTTGGAGAAGCACAATGTGtctgcttgagagagagagacagagagagagagagagattgcaatTCAAAATGTTTGAAAGGGAGGATGCAGAGCGGGGACACAGAGAGGGGTTTTGTTTTGTAGGCTTCTAGGATTAGAAACAAATGACCGTTGGAGATTTTGACTTCAATTCGGCGAAGTTACATCCATGTCCATGACTTCTGCAGAGAATTACGATCTGGTCCGAACTTTCAAATGTTGCCAAGAAATTGGCTCTTTACGCTATGTTTACGGTGGAAAATTGCAGGAatggaaattttggaaaaaaaataattaatttttttaatgtctaTGAGGGAAAAAAGTGAGAAATAAAGGTATGcatatttttcttcactttctcctcctctaGCGACATTCGGGCATAGCATTTCAAAGTGCCCCTTGAACTTGAATCCGAGCgaacgaaaaattttaaagcaCCTTTCCAAAACATCCATCCAAGTATATATTCAAGAACACGCTAATTTAAATTCGAGATAACAATTCCTGTGGATTGAATTTTATTAAGgaagcttcatttttttctcaaccGCTTCGGCGATCCCTTTAGAGAAGTTCACCGTATGAAGTATCATTTTCTCAAGTAGTGGTACACtgtaaatagtttaaaaaattacTTCACAAGTGTCACGCCACGTCTCAATTGCTGAGACTACACGTAG from Rhodamnia argentea isolate NSW1041297 chromosome 2, ASM2092103v1, whole genome shotgun sequence encodes the following:
- the LOC115735047 gene encoding kinesin-like protein KIN-12F isoform X3, producing the protein MKSSNSAAISENGSKGSLSTSSIRSLLARSISTKHKTAPRNPKTPKSGAENTPPLDPNISDSDAIVPSPKLGKSSEIARSDGQEAPSHHQPSTKEDIFQTVGVPLVQSALAGYNTSVLTYGQSGSGKTYTMWGPPSSIVEEPSSRRAQGLVPRIFQMLFTEIEREQGNSEGKLVNYQCRCSFLEIYNEQIGDLLDPTQRNLKIKDDLKNGLHVENLTEEYVAGYEEVTQILIKGLSNRKVGATSLNSKSSRSHIVLTCIIESWCKESSSKCFSSSRTSRISLVDLAGSDRNKLDDAGRQCVREARNVKKSLSQLGYLVDSLAKRSQGGDNGVPYKASCLTHLLRESFGGNSKLTVICAISPDKRSESEILSTLRLGQRVKHIKNEPVINEISEDDVNDLSDQIRQLKEELIRTRSHAHNPMGSKQKYFHGQTARESLNQLRVSLNRSLILPRIDCEKEDDVNVDENDVKELCKELDKLQTCGNKPKDSLQKGNSTLSSSTEECCQTDLSEEYTNCPEEFESDETNSRQSQDELAPEDSIALAENFISCSRDNLSFADCTLRTSISISSCHRSPILEDPTLTESPKIRKSLRRSIAISASLLASQKNIVESEKFLPDVPGKSLRQSQHLRSSLQSSKLFPGPTESLAASLHRGLEIIDCHERNSAANKSSTAFSFEHLTLKPSPEVDRANTSAQTSPKESQYLDGPYGSFLCASCQRKRSNLDCNEVQDSLKTWKVASDGGENPKNLKAGTPKDVEIDLSPDVKRTMELEKICKEQAAKIELLNSLVEQYKIEKERNSIDALKKEIIPYDELQSQNSKDLQLLICEEERNDQAEEKCEIKEVQEEQHHGDEENVFDVNEKEALLKEIHLLRSKLESYTDACPDKSTEKLRSSLLLRSIQLRKSCVGSQPNEEEIERERQRWTEMESEWISLTDELRVAIETNRRRAEKLDMELRLEKNCTEELDDALQRSVLGHARMVEHYTELQEKYNDLAAKHHAIMEGIAEVKRAAAKAGAKGNGSRFAKSLAAELSALRVERERERELLKKENKRLKIQLRDTADAVHAAGELLVRLREAEQSTSAAEENLATVQEENEKLRKQLEKLKRKHKMEMITMKQYLAESRLPQSALQSLHRGDSDIATTTDYDDDQAWRAEFGATYQGHY
- the LOC115735047 gene encoding kinesin-like protein KIN-12F isoform X2, translated to MKSSNSAAISENGSKGSLSTSSIRSLLARSISTKHKTAPRNPKTPKSGAENTPPLDPNISDSDAIVPSPKLGKSSEIARSDGQEAPSHHQPSTKKEIATLGDKSGALALPDTPVKVAVRIRPANEFERLGDRIVKKVSSNSLSVGDRKFTFDSVFDASSSQSGSGKTYTMWGPPSSIVEEPSSRRAQGLVPRIFQMLFTEIEREQGNSEGKLVNYQCRCSFLEIYNEQIGDLLDPTQRNLKIKDDLKNGLHVENLTEEYVAGYEEVTQILIKGLSNRKVGATSLNSKSSRSHIVLTCIIESWCKESSSKCFSSSRTSRISLVDLAGSDRNKLDDAGRQCVREARNVKKSLSQLGYLVDSLAKRSQGGDNGVPYKASCLTHLLRESFGGNSKLTVICAISPDKRSESEILSTLRLGQRVKHIKNEPVINEISEDDVNDLSDQIRQLKEELIRTRSHAHNPMGSKQKYFHGQTARESLNQLRVSLNRSLILPRIDCEKEDDVNVDENDVKELCKELDKLQTCGNKPKDSLQKGNSTLSSSTEECCQTDLSEEYTNCPEEFESDETNSRQSQDELAPEDSIALAENFISCSRDNLSFADCTLRTSISISSCHRSPILEDPTLTESPKIRKSLRRSIAISASLLASQKNIVESEKFLPDVPGKSLRQSQHLRSSLQSSKLFPGPTESLAASLHRGLEIIDCHERNSAANKSSTAFSFEHLTLKPSPEVDRANTSAQTSPKESQYLDGPYGSFLCASCQRKRSNLDCNEVQDSLKTWKVASDGGENPKNLKAGTPKDVEIDLSPDVKRTMELEKICKEQAAKIELLNSLVEQYKIEKERNSIDALKKEIIPYDELQSQNSKDLQLLICEEERNDQAEEKCEIKEVQEEQHHGDEENVFDVNEKEALLKEIHLLRSKLESYTDACPDKSTEKLRSSLLLRSIQLRKSCVGSQPNEEEIERERQRWTEMESEWISLTDELRVAIETNRRRAEKLDMELRLEKNCTEELDDALQRSVLGHARMVEHYTELQEKYNDLAAKHHAIMEGIAEVKRAAAKAGAKGNGSRFAKSLAAELSALRVERERERELLKKENKRLKIQLRDTADAVHAAGELLVRLREAEQSTSAAEENLATVQEENEKLRKQLEKLKRKHKMEMITMKQYLAESRLPQSALQSLHRGDSDIATTTDYDDDQAWRAEFGATYQGHY
- the LOC115735047 gene encoding kinesin-like protein KIN-12F isoform X1, whose protein sequence is MKSSNSAAISENGSKGSLSTSSIRSLLARSISTKHKTAPRNPKTPKSGAENTPPLDPNISDSDAIVPSPKLGKSSEIARSDGQEAPSHHQPSTKKEIATLGDKSGALALPDTPVKVAVRIRPANEFERLGDRIVKKVSSNSLSVGDRKFTFDSVFDASSSQEDIFQTVGVPLVQSALAGYNTSVLTYGQSGSGKTYTMWGPPSSIVEEPSSRRAQGLVPRIFQMLFTEIEREQGNSEGKLVNYQCRCSFLEIYNEQIGDLLDPTQRNLKIKDDLKNGLHVENLTEEYVAGYEEVTQILIKGLSNRKVGATSLNSKSSRSHIVLTCIIESWCKESSSKCFSSSRTSRISLVDLAGSDRNKLDDAGRQCVREARNVKKSLSQLGYLVDSLAKRSQGGDNGVPYKASCLTHLLRESFGGNSKLTVICAISPDKRSESEILSTLRLGQRVKHIKNEPVINEISEDDVNDLSDQIRQLKEELIRTRSHAHNPMGSKQKYFHGQTARESLNQLRVSLNRSLILPRIDCEKEDDVNVDENDVKELCKELDKLQTCGNKPKDSLQKGNSTLSSSTEECCQTDLSEEYTNCPEEFESDETNSRQSQDELAPEDSIALAENFISCSRDNLSFADCTLRTSISISSCHRSPILEDPTLTESPKIRKSLRRSIAISASLLASQKNIVESEKFLPDVPGKSLRQSQHLRSSLQSSKLFPGPTESLAASLHRGLEIIDCHERNSAANKSSTAFSFEHLTLKPSPEVDRANTSAQTSPKESQYLDGPYGSFLCASCQRKRSNLDCNEVQDSLKTWKVASDGGENPKNLKAGTPKDVEIDLSPDVKRTMELEKICKEQAAKIELLNSLVEQYKIEKERNSIDALKKEIIPYDELQSQNSKDLQLLICEEERNDQAEEKCEIKEVQEEQHHGDEENVFDVNEKEALLKEIHLLRSKLESYTDACPDKSTEKLRSSLLLRSIQLRKSCVGSQPNEEEIERERQRWTEMESEWISLTDELRVAIETNRRRAEKLDMELRLEKNCTEELDDALQRSVLGHARMVEHYTELQEKYNDLAAKHHAIMEGIAEVKRAAAKAGAKGNGSRFAKSLAAELSALRVERERERELLKKENKRLKIQLRDTADAVHAAGELLVRLREAEQSTSAAEENLATVQEENEKLRKQLEKLKRKHKMEMITMKQYLAESRLPQSALQSLHRGDSDIATTTDYDDDQAWRAEFGATYQGHY